A single Streptomyces mirabilis DNA region contains:
- a CDS encoding DUF6417 family protein: MFVGLTGRLRVPPADGLADQVRSASCDHGIKRWRLCLTREQMESVAYRLWLHRMTGSAAEANRFARECGVAHCPYPAERDGPAPGVVVTTAPGKAAPRGAGSSGRG; encoded by the coding sequence GTGTTTGTCGGCCTCACCGGCCGACTCCGGGTACCGCCCGCTGATGGGCTGGCGGATCAGGTCCGTTCGGCGTCGTGTGATCACGGGATCAAGCGGTGGCGACTGTGCCTGACGCGGGAACAGATGGAGTCGGTGGCGTACAGGTTGTGGCTACACCGGATGACCGGCTCGGCCGCGGAGGCCAACCGCTTCGCTCGCGAGTGCGGCGTCGCGCACTGCCCGTATCCAGCCGAGCGGGACGGGCCGGCACCGGGCGTCGTCGTGACGACGGCGCCGGGCAAGGCCGCGCCCCGTGGCGCGGGGTCTAGCGGGCGAGGGTGA
- a CDS encoding NADP-dependent oxidoreductase has translation MKAIVFDQFGGPDVLHEADIEIPQPGPGQVRVRVKAAGLNALDGKIRAGMLEAIRPTTFPAVPGGELAGVVDTLGGGVSDVQVGDEVLGWSDTGSYAQYALATAVAPKPADLDWQHAVALPVASETAERVLNLLRVAAGETVLMHGASGAVGTLAVQLATARGARVIATAGPSNQDYLTSLGATATVYGDGLVERVRALAPDGVDAVFDLAGKGALEDSITLRGGTERIVTIADFGARQLGITFSQGSQERSTARLAALAQDAAAGKLVTTVTAYPLDQAATAQQVSDAGHVRGKLVLAVD, from the coding sequence GTGAAAGCAATCGTTTTCGACCAGTTCGGCGGCCCGGACGTGCTGCACGAGGCGGACATCGAGATCCCACAGCCCGGCCCCGGCCAGGTCCGGGTCCGCGTGAAGGCCGCCGGACTGAACGCGCTGGACGGCAAGATCCGCGCCGGGATGCTGGAGGCCATCCGCCCGACGACCTTCCCCGCCGTCCCCGGTGGCGAGCTCGCCGGCGTGGTGGACACCCTGGGCGGGGGCGTGAGCGACGTGCAGGTCGGCGATGAGGTGCTGGGCTGGTCGGACACCGGCTCGTACGCCCAGTACGCGCTGGCCACCGCCGTGGCCCCCAAGCCCGCCGACCTCGACTGGCAGCACGCGGTCGCGCTGCCGGTCGCCAGCGAGACGGCCGAGCGGGTCCTGAACCTGCTGAGGGTCGCCGCCGGGGAGACCGTGCTGATGCACGGCGCGTCCGGAGCGGTCGGAACCCTGGCGGTCCAGCTCGCCACGGCCCGCGGAGCACGCGTGATTGCCACCGCAGGCCCCTCCAACCAGGACTACCTCACCTCGCTCGGCGCCACCGCGACCGTGTACGGCGACGGTCTGGTCGAGCGGGTGCGAGCGCTGGCCCCCGACGGCGTGGACGCGGTGTTCGACCTGGCCGGGAAGGGAGCCCTGGAGGACTCCATCACCCTGCGGGGCGGCACCGAGCGCATCGTCACCATCGCCGACTTCGGCGCACGGCAGCTGGGCATCACCTTCTCCCAGGGGTCCCAGGAACGCTCGACCGCCCGCTTGGCCGCCCTGGCCCAGGACGCCGCGGCCGGCAAGCTCGTCACTACCGTCACCGCCTACCCGCTCGACCAGGCGGCCACGGCCCAGCAGGTCAGCGACGCCGGGCACGTGCGGGGCAAGCTCGTCCTGGCCGTCGACTGA
- a CDS encoding LLM class flavin-dependent oxidoreductase, with the protein MKKIGFLSFGHWSPSAQSKTRSAADFLHQSIDLAVAAEELGVDGAYFRVHHFAQQAASPFPLLSAIGARTSKIEIGTGVIDMRYENPLYMAEDAGAADLISGGRLQLGISRGSPEQVIDGWRYFGYTPAEGETGTDMARRHTEAFLKVLEGEGFAQPNPRPMFPNPPGLLRIEPHSEGLRERIWWGSGSNATAVWAAKLGMNLQSSTLKDDETGEPLHVQQRKQIEAYREAYKEAGHTREPRVSVSRSVFALTNDLDRAYFGHDRNSRDQLGMIDDTTRAIFGRSYAAEPDVLVKQLQEDEAIQAADTLLLTIPNQLGVDYNAHVLESILTHVAPELGWR; encoded by the coding sequence GTGAAGAAGATAGGTTTCCTCTCGTTTGGCCACTGGTCGCCGAGTGCGCAGTCCAAGACCCGGTCCGCAGCCGACTTCCTGCACCAGTCCATCGACCTGGCGGTCGCTGCCGAGGAGCTCGGCGTGGACGGTGCGTACTTCCGGGTGCACCACTTCGCGCAGCAGGCAGCCAGCCCGTTCCCGCTGCTCTCGGCCATCGGCGCACGGACCTCGAAGATCGAGATCGGCACCGGCGTGATCGACATGCGCTATGAGAACCCGCTGTACATGGCCGAGGACGCCGGCGCTGCCGACCTCATCTCCGGCGGCCGGCTGCAACTCGGCATCAGCCGCGGATCACCGGAACAGGTGATCGACGGCTGGCGATACTTCGGTTACACCCCCGCGGAGGGCGAGACCGGCACGGACATGGCCCGCCGGCACACCGAGGCCTTCCTCAAGGTGCTCGAGGGCGAAGGCTTCGCGCAGCCGAACCCGCGGCCGATGTTCCCCAACCCGCCGGGGCTGCTGCGCATCGAGCCGCACTCCGAGGGGCTGCGCGAGCGGATCTGGTGGGGCTCCGGCTCGAACGCGACCGCCGTCTGGGCCGCGAAGCTGGGGATGAACCTGCAGAGTTCCACACTGAAGGACGACGAGACGGGCGAGCCGTTGCACGTCCAGCAGCGCAAGCAGATCGAGGCGTACCGCGAGGCGTACAAGGAGGCAGGCCACACGCGAGAACCGCGTGTGTCGGTCAGCCGCAGCGTCTTTGCCCTGACCAACGACCTGGACCGGGCCTACTTCGGCCACGACCGCAACTCGCGGGACCAGCTCGGCATGATTGACGACACGACCAGGGCGATCTTCGGACGCTCGTACGCCGCCGAGCCGGACGTACTGGTGAAGCAACTCCAGGAAGACGAGGCCATCCAAGCCGCGGACACCCTGCTGCTGACCATCCCGAACCAGCTCGGTGTCGACTACAACGCCCATGTGCTGGAGAGCATCCTCACCCACGTAGCGCCGGAGCTCGGCTGGCGCTGA